The genomic DNA AGCAACACAAGATGATACTTCATAGAGGACTGGAGTGCAGTAATGCAATGACGTCTGACCCCAAACAATCAAATACAAAGAGTCAGAGGACTGTGGGTCTCTTAATAACATGGTTGTTTCTTTCGGTGTGTAAAATCATGGTCAGTGTGAACAGAGATGCGCAGTACTAATACCTGTGTGCTTGACAGGATCTTGAACTGCCTGCTCAAAATCCACATCTTTGGACGTAAAAAATGTTGGGAAATCTTCATGTAGAGTTACAAAGGTAAGTCGCTTCCCAGCAGCAAAGATAGTGAATACTGGTCCATACTGAGATAAAATAAGGGAATCAAGACTACCATTTAGTACCGAAGTTAATAAATCAGCCAGAGGTGATATGTATTCAAGTCTAATTACTGTACATAGGCTTTTCCTCTTCAATCTTATAGACATGTATTTGCAGTTGTGATAGAATACTGTCTTTACCCAGATTACATTATCCCTCCAATAGACTCTTCCACAGCACCCCTGATAGCAATGACCTGTTCTCTGCAGAAAGGTTTGTATCTACAATCCTGCTGTGCATGTTCAACCCTATCTAACACAGGGGTGGAGAGACACTGTCATTATTTCTATTAAAATCTCCCTGCAGCTCCAAGACACTACACTATATCAGCATGCATTATGCACACTCTGCATCTTGCAAATGTAATTCCTGAACATTAACTTTCAAGACTCATAACAGTGAACTAAAATACCTAGGTAACAGCTTTTGTACTTCACTGATTTGTCTTCCCCTTTACTACAGGTTGGCACCCTAATCTTGATATTGTTTCCAATACCGGGACGCTGTTTAGATAACAAAATCATCCTAGATGTTATATTGGATTCTAAGTGAACAGGTTGCCATAAACACAATCTGCCCATTTGAGTGTGAACAATTCAGTACCTCTGAGCTTATATTGTGATCAGCTCAAATTAGAAGTGTACCTTTTAAATGGAACTTGGTTACATATGGAAGAATGTTAGtgcatacatatgtgtgtgtgtgtgtgtgtgtatgaaggagagagagagagagagagagagagagagagagagagattaccaAGATAACATTGTGATCATTGCAAGGGGAGGGTTTGAACTCATGGACCAAAAGACCTTGGTGGGAGAGTCAGTCACCCAGATGAGTTGTCCTTAAATAAGCTCCGtcaatcattaaaatatttttcctgCTTATAATATTTTGAATAGCCCATATGTTACACCAAAGAGTGCTGGGCTTCAGCAAAAGgataaaaaacagatgacaaggTGTAGGTGTAAGCCTGGTAACAGAAAATCCcaacttttatatatatatatatatatatatatatatatatatatatatatattacacactatATCTCATTTAGATACTTTAGAGTGATGGAAGTGAGTGATGCCTCTATATTACATCACTGTACAAATACAATTCGTTTGTCTGGGGCATGGAGACATTTTACTTAAGTTTACCAAAGCTGAACTGAATAACTATATTGTGAAATAAACAGTAGGGTAGATAGTGTTATTGAAAGAGCACCCAGATAAACGGCAGTGTAAAACACATtcagttaaaacattttcaatattaGATATATAAACTCCTTGATAAAGAGGTCAAGTAAACAAAAACTGACAAAGGGTGAATTACCTTGGCTCTGGTTTGAGATAGGAAATCCAGGGGAGCCTTGCCGAACTGAAACGCCGCACCGAACCACGGAACCCATCCTCTGATGCACGGAGGGTACTGCTGGCCCCGCTGCACCAAGAGAAAACACAGCGAAAACAGCAccatcagcagggacacaataACCAGCACTGGATCCATCGCATCGGGATGCAGTGACCCAGTAACTTCCTCCACACGTCCCTCGAGTCTAATGACAGCCCCTGTCATTGTGGAGAAGGTGTGAGTCAATCATACGCCTACTCCAATCAGCAGAGTTTGCCTGCCTGTCAAAGTGTCCTACGGTGCAGGCTGGGAAATGTAGTCCATCATAATTCCGCTCTCACTTGAGAATACGGTGGCGCTGTGCCTTTTAAACTACAACTTCTACGACAGCACTTCCTGGTCGTGAAACGCACTGCATGCCCGGGGATGTAAAGGTCAGTGCCAGTTAAGGTTCTGTGCGGTTAAGCATGCAGAGGCAGACGGTAAATGTGTTGTTTCTGCAGCACAAGGAGGGCTCGGACAGCATTTGTGTCTTCGTTGTCAAAGCCTGGTCTGATCGGAGCGATTGCGCGCAGTGTGTGCTGAGCGAGTTGCAGACGCTGCGGGTTTCTGCTGGACTTACATTGCAATGGTGCTGTCAACTGAAGCAGAAGAGTCACGTCTTACCGCTAAGTGGCCTCGGATGACAACGTTCATTTTGTCTGGTGTTGCGGCTTCTGTGGCTGAAATAGGTATAAGGTTACCGTAATACAATAGTATGCATACATAGCTGAGGTTGGTACTACTTAAAATGTGGCTTCGGAATGGTGTTGGTGAATGGTGTTGCCAATACTTTGTCACTGAAGAAGTTACTAagttatgtgtgtatgtatgtatgttatgtatttttaaatgccctttaaaatgtaaaattatacaaaaactATTTCATGAAGAACTATTACATGAAGGTTTGTTGTTTAAAGTATAATAGCTTGTTTGCTCATAAAACCGCCAGGTTAAGGACAGTCAACTTGTTTTTCAATAGGCTACAGTAGGACAGGACAATATTTCAAAGCTGTGGTCAACTCAAAAACAATTTGCACATCATTAACCCACCTAGAAGGCTTATTTTATTGTTCCCTGATAAATGAAACGACATTCAAGcgggaaaataattatttatatcaaGGATCTGTTCTAATAAAGGTGTCTTTCTCCATGCAGAGGTTTCAAGAAAGTATGGCCTTCTTTTATGAAGCTCCAGACaagtaaacacaaaaaaatatatattttcagctACTGTCTTTATCTACTCTCCTTGccttaaatattatttatgtaaagtatattaaaacatttccaTCTTACCTAACAGTTTGTTGAAACTCTCCAGCCTGTCACTTGATTTGCAGTAGATGTGGATGATCTAGAATTTGGGGTTGgagcataaatataaatatatgcacaCTGCAATTCTGCTCCCTTCTTCAATATGTAAAACTGTCTGCAGCTTGCAAAGTATGAAATAActatgaaagaaaaatatatccTGGAGGAAATTCTGGCATCAAATCTTTAGGCACACTGAGTATGGATGTCCACAGTGCTGAGGGccccattttgtttttcactccTTTGTCCCCCCTCTAAATATAGTTACTTTCCCACTTGACCTGACCAAGACACGGCTGCAGATCCAAGGCGAGGCTGCGCTCCGTCATCATGGGGACGGGGGTGGCAGGATGGCGTCGCACCGGGGCATGTTCCGCACGGCGGTGGGGATCGTAGGAGAAGAAGGCCTGCTGAAACTGTGGCAGGGTGCCACTCCTGCCATCTACAGACACATAGGTATGTGGGAATATACCAACAGTAGACATAACCTGGCAGATAAGTCAAATCAAACAGCATGTCCTCAGCTGGGAACCTGTCGCTTACAGAGAAGCCCAACATGTCCCCCACCTGGTTGTAACAACATTGGGATTAAGAAGCTCTTCAAGTTGGTTTTATCATATTagatcttttgttttttgtaaacgTGGGACCAACGTCCATCTGCTTATTTTGTTGCCGTGTGGTGTGCTCTTGTTCCAAAAGCTGTGATGCAGGGAAAGATTTGAACATGAGAAATTAAACATAACGAAATGATTGTATTCCATATGAAATAAGTCATTTCACCAAAAAAAAGCTGACAATGTGTATAACTCCTTACTGTCCTTTCAATGTGAATCTCCCTGTTATGTTTCTAATGGGGCTTTACAGTGTATTCTGGCGTCCGGATGGTTGCATATGAGCACATTCGAGACTCAGTGCTGGGCAGAAATGAAGATGCCAGCTTTCCACTTTGGTAAGGGTTCCAGTCCTGCAAACGTACACCATAACATAGTGTTCTTATCAGAGCCAGAGTTCATCAGTAATGTCTTAGGTCAACTCTCACACCACAGAAGCTTTCACAGTGAAAGAGCAGTGTTAATTCACACAGAATGGCTTAGACAAAATGCAGATGTGTTCATACCTGACTTCACATGATctggaataaaaatatacagttagcTGCTTATCAGTACTGTATCCAGCTAAAGGTTGAAGGTTTCTCTGgcaggaaagctgtgctgggaAGCATGATGGCTGGGGCCATTGGGCAGTTTGTCGCCAGCCCCACAGACCTGGTAAAGGTGCAGATGCAGATGGAGGGGCGACGCAGACTGGAGGGCAAACCACCCCGGTGAGGGATGCAGttcaccaccacaactgctTTGCTCTTTGCTGCTGCCCGATGTTCTCTGATGTGCAGTAGTTATGGAACAATGTGGAACGCCTCTAATCCTTAAGGGCCGTGTAGATCCCAGCCTGGCCCTGCAGAGTCCCGAGCTTCAGGCTTTATCAGTCACTTAAAATCAGCACCTGAAGATCAGTCGTTGTTAAAAAACATGTTAATCACCTTGGAGTACCAAAAATTAAGCAGATTTCAGTAACTCCACATTTTGTTTAGTTAATCCCTCTGTTTACGTGGCCTGATCTGTCCATTGTCCTATCAGAGTATGTGGAGTTCCCCACGCTTTTATGAAAATCATTACGGAGGGAGGAATTCGTGGGCTGTGGGCAGGATGGGTGCCAAACGTACAGAGGGCAGCTCTCGTAAATTTAGGAGGTAAGTCACCTGTGTGATGAGTTGTTTgtgaattgtgtttttatgtgtattGTGTCAGGAAAGAAGACTAGATTATACCATGCATATTTAGCAAGCCTGCTGGGACATTTAAAGTTCTGTAGGGTAAAGTTAAAACAGAGAGATAACCAATACTCCACTCAGATAAGGACAGATTATCTTTGGCAGCCACAGTCAATGGTCAGAGAGAACGGTTTCTGGCTTTTACAGTTCATGCagtttttcacaattttataGATTACAAAATGTATGAGATATAATTAGACATCAGATAAGACTGTGAGGATCTTTGTGCCCAGGGTTGTGAACCCAAGTGCGGGGCGAGAAAGGCTGGTCAGATAAGCAAGAGTTCAAGGGCCAGCTAACTGTGCAATGTAGGCAAAGACAGGGATCACTGTCGTTTATACAGACGTCAGGTCGTGGGATCGGGCAAACAATATGCAACCTGAAGAACGGTGGTcaaaaagaggaagaaaaaggtCAGTAACACGAGTAGATCAATTGGAAGAAATGCTCACTACAAGAGAAGGCAAGACTTTGCAAGGAAAATAAGGCACAATAGACCAATTGGATGAACTTGAATGAAGAGTCCGGGGGGAAGACTGGAAAAAGGGCGACCTCTGGAGGGAAGTAATGCTGCAGACGTTACACAGACAGAAAAGACAATATTactaagatatatatatatttaagtagtATAGACAGTAGTAGCTGCTTGAGGGAAAGTGAGACTGTCCTGACTTCATTAGCTATCCTGAAGGAATAACTGTTTAATAGCAAACTGCCATCACTTGCATATATATCACAGGCTTGCTCTCTGAAGACACGTTACTCTATGATCATTCCTCTCTTTGTTGCCAGATCTTGCTACCTATGACACCGTAAAGCACTTTCTACTGAGAAATACAGCCCTAGATGACAGCTGCCTGTGTCACGGATTGTCAAGGTAATTCCTGTGGGAATGAATCGatttttgtggtttgttttttgtttatatgtaaTTGCTGTAATTGTCATTGTTTATACGTAATTGCTGTAAACAAGACAGTTTAAATGAACGACTAATTTGTGAAAAACAAGACACAAAGTATACCTGAAAAATGTAAAGGACAAACATGTCATTATTCTTTTTTGTATATTGATTATTAATCTTTTTTCTACaatttacagctctggaaaaaattaacattatttctgaacttggagtggtctcttaattttttccagagctgtatattgatTTGTTACCCATAAAGCTGTGCATTATAAAATAGCAAGAGAATAACTTATTAGAGTCTGGTC from Amia ocellicauda isolate fAmiCal2 chromosome 1, fAmiCal2.hap1, whole genome shotgun sequence includes the following:
- the slc25a27 gene encoding mitochondrial uncoupling protein 4 → MVLSTEAEESRLTAKWPRMTTFILSGVAASVAEIVTFPLDLTKTRLQIQGEAALRHHGDGGGRMASHRGMFRTAVGIVGEEGLLKLWQGATPAIYRHIVYSGVRMVAYEHIRDSVLGRNEDASFPLWKAVLGSMMAGAIGQFVASPTDLVKVQMQMEGRRRLEGKPPRVCGVPHAFMKIITEGGIRGLWAGWVPNVQRAALVNLGDLATYDTVKHFLLRNTALDDSCLCHGLSSICSGLVAATLGTPADVIKTRIMNQPRDFHGRGLLYRSSVDCLIQSVRGEGFMSLYKGFLPTWMRMAPWSMTFWLTFEQIRRRTGVTSF